From the genome of Corallococcus macrosporus DSM 14697:
TACGTCGGCAGGGGCGTGGCGATCCACGTCCTCTTCGCGTTGACGGTCATCGTGGGCTACCGCGTGTTCGACGCCGAGTGGCTGTCCGTCCCCGCCATGCCCGTGTCGGTGCTCGCGGCGGCGCTGGGCGTGCTGCTCGCCTTCCGCAATGGCTCCGCGTACGACCGCTGGTGGGAAGCGCGGTCGCTCTGGGGTGGCGTGGTGAACTGGTCGCGCACCTTCGCGCGGCAGGTGTTGACGCTGCTGCCGCGTCCCGAGCGCGGGGCGGCTGACAGCCTGCAGGAGCTGGCGCCGCCGTCATCGCCCCTGCTGCGCACGGCGGCGGAGCGCTCCAAGCCGCTGCTGACGGTGTCGGGGACGCGGGCGAGCGACGGCGCGGTCCGCGACCAGTTCGGCCAGGCGCGCGTGCACCCGGAGCAGGGCAGTCCCCGGGAGAAGCTCGCCAGCATGCACACCGCCCCCCAGGCGGAGGGCGAGGCCCGCGGCGTCACCGGCGGCCTGGTGACCGACATCACCGAGGACGCACGCGAGCTGGTGTACGCGCAGATTGGCTTCGTGAACGCCATGCGCTGCCACCTGCGGCGGCAGGACCCGCTGCCGGAAATCGTCCCCTTCTTCCGGCCCGCCGTCATCGAGGCGCTGCGCGAGGAGCAGAACGTGCCCTCCGCGCTGCTGCTGTGGATGGGCACGCGCCTGCGCCGCATCTACGGCCAGGTGTCCAACACGCAGCAGGTGCTGTTCCTGCACGTGACGATGGACCGCACGCTGTCCGAGCTGACGAACGTGCTGGGCGCATGCGAGCGCATCAAGAACACGCCCCTGCCCCGCCAGTACGACATCCTGCTGCTGGCCATGACACGGGCCTACCTGGTGCTGCTCCCCCTGGGTGTGGTGACGGAGCTGGGCTGGCTCACCCCCATCGTCACCGCCGTCATCGCGTTCCTCTTCATCGGGCTGGACGCCGTGGGCCGGGACATCGAGGAGCCCTTCGAGGACGACGTCAGCGACACGCCCATGACGGCGCTCTGCCGGACCATTGAAATCAACCTGCGGCAGATGCTGGGAGAAACGGAGCTCCCCCCTCCCGTTCAGCCGCGGAATGGGCTTCTCTATTAAGGTCGTGACGACCGCCGGCCGCATCCCGCTGTTCGAGAACGTGCGAGGCATCCTCATCCTCCTGGTGGTGATGGGGCATGCGATGGAGCCCCTGCTCGGCCGTGAGCCGCTGGCGAAGGCGCTCTATTCGGGCCTGTACCTCTTCCACATCCCCGCCTTCGCGTTCCTCTCCGGGCACCTGTCCCGCGCGGAGGCAGGGCCCCGGGCATTGGGCGCCATCGCCTGGGGGCAGCTCGCGCCGCTGGCCGTGTTCCAGGTGCTGTACGTCACCTTCGACGCGTGGGTGCTCGGCCGCGGGTGGAGCGCGCACTGGCTGGCGCAGCCGTACTGGCTGCTGTGGTTCCTGCTGAGCCTGGGGTGCTGGCGGCTCGCGCTGCCGCTGCTCCTCCGGCTGCCCCGGCCGCTGATGTGGGCCGTGGGGCTCTCGCTCGCCGCGGGCCTGCTGCCCTGGGTGGGATATCTGCTCGGGCTGTCGCGGACCTTCGTGTTCCTGCCCTGCTTCGTCGCGGGTTACCTGACGCGCCGGGAGTGGCTGCTGGCGCCGCAGGCCACGCGGGGGTGGCGCGTGGCGCTCGCGGCGACGCTGGCCGTGGGCCTGGGAGCATGTGTCGCGGCGGTGGCCGTGGGCGCGCTGCCCGCGCCGGGCACGCAGTGGCTGTATGGGAGCAGTGGCTACGCCGTGCTTGGCGTCACCGCGCTCACCGGCATGGCGGCACGCCTGTCGCTCTTCATCGGCGCGATGGCGGCGACCTGGGCGCTCTTCACGCTCAGCCCACGGAGGGAGAGCGCGCTGACGCGGTTTGGAGGCCGGAGCCTGGCGCCCTTCCTGCTGCACGGCTTCATCGTGCGCGCCGCCGAGCACGCGGGCGCGTACATGTTCCTCCAGGGCCCGGCAGGCGTCGGGCTCGCGCTGGGGGCGGGGGCGCTGCTCGCGGTGCTGCTGGGCCAGCCCTCCGTGGTGCAGGCCACACGCCCGCTGTGGGAGCCGCGACGGCTCTTCCAGCGGACGCGTGACGCCGTGCCGGGCCTGGGCCGCTGAGCGCGCCTACTTCTTCCCGTACTCCAGCTTCACGCCCTTGCGCTTGGCGTAGATGTACGCCTCCATGGCGCGCATCCGCGGGTCGCCGTCCGCCAGCGGCCTGCCGCGCACCGGGTTCTCGATGCACCAGTTGATCATGTCGCGCAGCAGCGCCACGCGGCCAAGCTGCACCTGGTACTTCGGATACGTCTCCGGGTGCGTGTTGGACGCGTCCGGGTGGCACATGTCACAGGAGATGCCCACCGTGCCGCCAATGGCCGCCGCGTCGTGGAAGACGCGGTGGCCTTCATCCACGAACTGCTGCGTGGAGGCGGCCCAGATGGCCTCGTCCCGGTCGGAGAACGCGCCGTAGGTGTGGCCGTCCTGGATGGGCGCGGACAGCTCCTTCTTCACCTCCGCGCCGCCGCTCTCCGGCGTCACGCCGCCCGGGCGCACCGTCTGGCTGGACGCGGGCGCGGGCGGGCGCGGCTGCTGGGTGCGCGGCGTGGTGGCGCCCGGCGCGGGCGCCTGCGCCACCAGGGGCACTGCATCCCAGTGGGCGTCGGGGTTCTTCCGCAGCCACTCCTCCATCAGCGCGCCCGACACGTGCTGGGCCTGCGCGCGCGTCAGCGACTGGCCGGCCTTGACGCCCTTCACCTCCATGGACGTCTCGCCGTCACACAGCCCCACCACGAGGTTGCCGTCCTTCGACACCGGCAGCTCGTGCTTCTTCACCTCGGGCGGCTGGGCGGCGGCCGCGTTCGGCGGCGTCGCGGGGCCGGTGGCCAGCGCCGCGCCTCCCACGAACGACAGCAGGGCGCCCGTTCCCACAAGCAGCTTCATTCGGAAGGTCATGGTGTCCCCTCGCGCTTAGTAGCTCGGCAGCCTGGTCCGGGGTGGCACGTCCTGCTTCCCACCCGACGCGAGGTAGCTCGCGCGCACGGAGATGGGGTTGCGCTCCCAGAGGTTGTACAGCTTGTCCACCATCCCCGACGCCAGCACGTCCATCCGCCCGTCTCCGCAGCCGTCGAACTGGCTGAAGGGGTCCGCGCGGTTCATCTGCACCGTCAGCCTCGGCAGGCCCTCCGGCGCGTAGGGCCAGGGCCACGCGGTGGACAACATGCCGTGGAAGCTCATGTTGCCAATGCGGTTGCTGAGGAGCTGGTGCGTGTGGCCGTGAATCACCGTCACTGTCTGGAACGGCTTGAACAAGGCCTGCACCTCGTCCGCGTCGTCCGTCCAGAAGTTCCAGGGCCGGTAGTACTTGTAGAGCGGGGAGTGGCTGAAGACGATGATGGGCGTCGCCTTGTTGGTCACCTTCGCCAGGTCCTGACGCAGCCACTCGCGCTGCGGCGCGCCGACCTCGAAGCGGGACTGGATGCCGTTGTCCAGGCCGGCGACAATCTGCATCCGCTCCTCGGGCGTGAGCTTGCGCTCCGTCCAGAAGTCCTTCTCCAGGATGGAGTTGAGCACCACGAAGTGGACGCCCTTGTGGTCGAACGAATAGTTCGGCGGGCCGAACAGGTCCGTCCACAGCTCGCCCATGTCGAGGAACCAGTCGTGCTCGCCCACCATCATCCGGATGGGCGCCTTCACGGCCTTCAGAATCTCCGCGCCCAGCTTCAGCTCGCCCGGCTTGCCCAATTGCGCCAGGTCCCCGCCGAAGAGGACGAAGTCCGGCTGCGGGTCCAGCGCGTTCACGTCATCCACGGCCTTGAGGATGGCGCGCACGAAGCGGTCATTGAGCTTCTTCTCGTACAGGTGCGTGTCGGAGATGTACGCGAAGGAGAAGCGCGGCTTCGTCCCCTGCGCCTCCGCCACGTTGACCAGTTGGAAGCTGTGCGGCGTGCGCAGGCCCAGGCCCGCGGCGATGCCGGCGGAGATGCCGGCCACGCGGAGGAAGGCGCGGCGGTCCAGCTTCTTGAGGTCCTCGAAGAAGGCGTCGCGCTCGGCGTGGTGCTTCGTCTCGATGCTGCGGAACTTGTTCCCCATGGCGGCGTCTCCTAGGGCCTGGACGTCGAGGCGGGCTTCACGAGCGTCTCGGTGCCGTACACACCGATGTCCGCCGGGTTCTTCACCGACAGGTCCGGGTTGGGGGCCAGGTCTCCCAGGTTCCCCGACTTCCCCATGGCCACCGCGGTGTCGCGCTCCGGGCGCTTGTGCTTCAAGCGGCGCTGGCGGGCCTGCTCCTTCGCCGCGTACTTCGCGAACCGCGCGTCGGTGAGGGTGAAGAGGAAGGCCACCACGTCGTCGATCTCCGCCTCTGTCAGTCCCAGCCGTTGCATGCCGCCGTCCAGGTACGGGTTGGGCACGCCGCCCTTGTTGTAGTGGTCCATGACGTCCCACAGCGTCGTCAGGGTGCCGTCGTGCATGTACGGGCCGGTGATGGCGATGTTGCGCAGGGTGGGCGTCTTGAAGGCGCCCACGTCGTTCTCCTGCTTCGTCACCAGGAAGCGGCCCAGCTCGGAGAAGCGCGTCTCCAGCGCCAGCTCGTCAATCTGCTGCGCGTCGCCGGTGCGGACCACCTTCAGGGCCTCGCGGGCCAGCTTCACGAAGTCCTGCTTGTGCGCCGCGATGCCGATGTTGTGGAACTTCTGGTCGCTGAACAGCGGCGACACCACGTTGCCCGCGTGGCAGGTGTTGCAGCGGGCCTTGCCGTTGAACAGCGCCCAGCCCCGGCGCTCCGCGGCGGTGAAGGCCCTGGAATCTCCGGTGATGAAGCGGTCGAACTTCGCGTCGCCGGAGTAGAGGGTGCGCTCGAAGGCGGCGATGGCGGCCGCCAGGTCGTCGAAGTTCACCTCGCGGCCAAAGACGTTCTGGAAGTCCCGCACGTACTCCGGGATGGCCTTCACCTTGGCCACCACCGCCGCCTCGTCGGGCATGCCCATCTCCCGCGGGTTGAGGATGGGCAGCTTCGCCTGGTCCTCCAGCGTGGACGCGCGGCCGTCCCAGAACTGGGAGGCATTGAAGAGCGCGTTGAGGAGGGTGGGGCTGTTGCGCGTCACCTTCTGCCCCTTCACGCCTTCCGACACCGGCTTCGCGTCCGTGAAGCCGAAGCGCGCGTCATGGCAGGTGGAGCAGGACACGGTGTTGTCCACCGACAGGCGCTGGTCGTTGAAGAGCTTCTCCCCCAGCAGCACCCGCTCCGGCGTGGGCGCGAGGTCGGCGGGGACGGAGAGCTTCCACAGGACCTGGGACACGCCCGGCGGCAGGTCGTCCGGCAGGGACACCGCTCTCCGCTCGGCCGGCTGGGCCTGCCCGGCTTGGGCGAACAGCAGGACGGCGAGCGACAGTGCAACGCCACACGGCGGGCGCATGGTCTCCCCTCCCCACCAGCCACGTTCCACGCCGCGAGGAAGTCGCGCCGCCCGGCCGGGGTCAGTTCTTTCCTGAAAACATCATTGTCCCCGACCCGCGGTCCAGGGTGCGTTCGCGAGACTGTCCATCAATGGAGCAAAGGCAGACACCGTGCGTGGGCTACCGAACATCCCGGCCGCGCGCATCTTTCGCCAAAGGAGGGCGTCATGTGGGACCCGGGTGAGCTGCGCGAGGGCATGGCCGTGAGGGACGAGCACGGGCGGAGGCTCGGCACGGTGGTGCATATCGGTGACACGCACTTCGAGCTGGAGCAGGGCTGGCCGCCCAGCCGCGACTTCATGGTGAGCTTCCACCTGGTGGCGCGGGTGGACCAGGGCGAGGTGTTCCTCCACCCCGGCCATGGCGCCACCGTCCCCACGGAGGACGAGCCGACCGACAGCGGCGCGTACATCTGAAGGCTAGCGTCCGGGCAGGCGCAGGTCCCGGGAGACGAAGAGCAGCGCGGACGCGGTCGCCGGCGCGAGCACGGCCACCGCGATGATGGCCCAGTCCAGCGTGCTGCTGGCGAGCGGTACGTTGTAGGTGACGGCCTGGACGAACGTCAGACACGCGTCCGCCGCCGTCAGGCCGCCCAGCACCGTGGCCAGCGAGTCCCGCCAGCGGCGCACCAGCGAGAAGAGGCCCACCGTCAGGCCCACGTCGAACAGCACCCACGCCCACTGCACCTGGACGGACGGGAACCAGCGCGCCGTGGACGGCAGCGCCAGCAGCGCGGTCCACGGGACGAGCAGCACGGCGAGCGTATGCACCAGCAGGCGGGGACGCCGCAGCAGCGTGGCGACGCCGAAGCGCAGCAGGCTGCCTTGCGCGAAGGCCCGCAGGGCGTCGTACACCGCCGCCAGCCCGCCGCGGGGCGAGGGGTGGGACAGGTGGATGGGCACCCAGGCGTCGGGGCGGAACTTCGCCTTGAAGGTGCGCAGGCCCTCGAAGTCGAAGAGCGGCCGGCCGCACGCGCGCGCCAGCCGCAGCCAGGGCCGCACCGGCCCCGCCAGCGGCGCCAGGCCCAACGTCACGTAGCGGCGCCCGGAGCTGGCCGCCGCGCGCATGGCCGCGTCCACCAGCGACTCCGCGGTGCCGTTGGGCGCCTCCGGGTCCCTCAGCAGGTCCTGGAGGAACCAGCCCTCGCGCGCGTACACGGGGGACACCGACAGGAAGCCCACCACCGCGCCGTCCACCTCCGCGACGAAGGCGTGCCGCTCGCTCGCGAAGGCGTGGGGGCGGAGCTGGACCAGGAAGCCCATGGGCGCCATGCGGCGGGACGCCAGCCAGCGCGCCTTCAGCAGCTCCACCGCCCGCCGCGTGGGGTGGCGCGGGTCCCCCAGCTCCGAGCCGGGCACCTCGCGCACCGTCACGCCCCGCGCCCGGGCGCGGCGGAGCTGTTCGCGCAGGCTGCGGCTGCTTCGCACGACGTCACTCCAGCGGACCGGGTCCCAGACAGGCTGCTCGCCGATGGACAGCGACGGCATGGGCACGCGCTCCAGGAAGCGCGGCTCGGTGGCGAAGAAGCACACGCGCCGGCCCACGGCCCTCGCGGCCACGCGGAAGCCCTCCGTCACCTGCGCCAGGCGCTCCGGCGCGGCGATGGGCGCCCCGGCCGCCACCCACGCGCCGCCCGTGTCCACGTAGGCCACGCACGCGTCGCCCGCCGGGTCGAACCAGTAGCGAAAACCGGGCTGAAGCACCTGGAACGAGGTGGCATTCCAGCCATACCGGCGCAGCAGCTCCAGCACCTGCGCGCGCGGCGCCGGGTCCGCCGGGGCCTGCTCTTGAAGACGTCCTTCCACGCGCGACAGAAGGTATGTGCCATCCCCCGGGGTCCGCAAACGGGAACACGGCCTGGCCTGTCATGGGCCGCGCGCGCTCACCCAGCCCTCCCCCGGGCCGGGCGGCGCGCCGGAGGCCGGCGGCCTGTAGCCAGTGGCGGGCACGGGTGGGAAGCTTCCGGCTGGACGGATTCGCCCTTGCCCTTCGCCTACTACGACACCCTCACCCCCGCCCAGCAGCGCGTCTACCGGATGAGTGACTCGGTGAGCGCGCTCCGGCTCCGCGAGCCCCGGACGCTGGAGCCCCTGGTGTCCGCGCTGCGCGAGGCCCTGGCGACGGGCCGCCAGGCGGACACCGAGCGCGCCACCGCCCGGCTGAGCGACGCCCTCTGCGAGCGGCTGGACGTGTTCCCACCCCGGCTGGAGGTGCTGGAGGTCCGCCCGTCCTCGACGACGGGCGAGCTGCACGGCATGTACACCCTGGAGCGGGGCCGCCGCCCCCACATCCAGCTCTGGATGCGGACGGCGAAGCACGCGCGGGTGGTGGCCTTCCGCACCTTCCTGCGCACCCTGCTGCACGAGCTGGGGCACCACCTGGACTTCCTGGTGCTGGAGCTGCCCGCCTCCTTCCACACGGAGGGCTTCTTCCAGCGGGAAGCCAGCCTCTTCCACCAGCTCGTGCCCCGCCCGGCCCGGCCACGGCGTTCCAGGGCCGGCAAGGGTGTGGCGGAGGACACCCCTGACATAAGTCCAGGCAGGCGGCGGCGCCGAGGCTAGATTCCGCATCCCTATGGCGCACCCGACCGAAGACAAGAACTTCCGCCTGCCGACCTCCATCCGTCCCCGCCGCTACGCGGCCACTCTGACCCTGGACCTGGACGCGAAGTCCTTCTCCGGGCAGCAGACCATCGACCTGGACGTGTCGGCGCCGTCGAACGAGCTCATCCTGCACGGCATCGCGCTGGCGCTGAGCGACGTGACGTTCCGCGCCGGGGGCCAGTCCCGCAAGCCGGCCTCCATCCAGCCCGTGGCGGTGAGCGAGACGGTGGTGCTCCGCTTCGATGAAGCGCTGCCCGCGGGCGCCGCGTCGCTGGACGTCACGTGGACGGGGCGCTTCACCGAGGGGCTGCGCGGCCTGTACCAGGCGGGCAAGGTGGCGGCCACCCAGTTCGAGGCCGCCGACGCGCGCCGCCTCTTCCCCTGCTTCGACGAGCCCGCCTTCAAGGCGCGCTGGGCCCTCACCGTGCGCGTGCCGCGGGGCCTCACCGTGCTGGGCAACGGCCCGGTGGTGAAGGAGACGCAGGAGGGCCCCCTGCGCGCGGTGACGTTCCAGGAGACGGAGGTGCTCAGCAGCTACCTCATCGCCCTGGTGGTGGGCCCGCTGGTGGGCACGGACGCGCAGGACGTGCAGGGCGTGCCGGTGCGGACCTGGGCGCTGCCGGAGAAGGCGCACCTGACGCGCTTCGGCCAGGACGCGGCGCTGGCCGTGCTGCCCAGGCTCCAGGACTACTTCGGGCTGCCGTATGCCTTCACCAAGGTGGACCAGGTGGGCATCCCCGACTTCGAGGCGGGCGCCATGGAGAACGCCGGCCTGATTACCTACCGCGAGGTGGCGCTGCTGCTGGACCCGGCCACCGCGCCGCTGTCGGTGAAGAAGCGCGTGGCGGAGGTGGTGACGCACGAGCTGGCGCACCAGTGGTTCGGCAACTGGGTCACCATGGTGTGGTGGGACGACCTGTGGCTCAACGAGGCCTTCGCCACGTGGATGGCCTTCAAGATTGTTGACCAGTGGCGCCCCGAGTGGCGCATGTGGCTGGACTTCGACGCGCACCGCGCCAGCGCGCTGCACCTGGACGCGCTCAAGTCCACGCACCCCATCCACGGTGAGGTGCGCAACGCGGGCGAGGCCGGAGAGAGCTTCGACGCGATTACGTACGAGAAGGGCGGCGCGGTGCTGCGGATGATTGAAGGCTTCCTCGGGGAGGGCCCCTTCCGCGAGGGCATCCGCCAGTACATGCGCAAGCACGCGCGCGCCAACGCGGTGAAGGAGGACTTGTGGAACGCGCTGGGCGAGGCCGCCGGGCAGCCGGTGGAGGAGCTGGCCACGGCGTGGGTGGGCCAGAGCGGCTTCCCGCTGGTGACGGCGAAGCTGGACGGGCGCGGCCTGTCGCTGTCGCAGCGGCGCTTCTACACCGAGCCCGGCGTGCGGAGCGGTGAGACGTGGCCGGTGCCGGTGGTGCTGCGCTACGAGGACGCCACCGGCGCGCGCGAGCAGCGCGTGCTGCTGCGCGACGCGCAGGCCACGGTGAAGCTGGAGGGTGAGGGCGAGGTGAAGTGGCTGACGGCCAACGCGGGCTCCACCGGCTTCTACCGGGTGGCCTACGACAAGCCGGGCATGGAGAAGCTGGCGGCGAACCTGAAGGCGCTGGCGCCCTCCGAGCGCATCTCCCTGCTGGCGGACCAGTGGGCGCTGGTGCGTGCGGGGGAGGCGTCGGTGGCGGACCTGCTGGACCTGGCGGGCCGCTTCGGCGACGAGGAGGACGACTCCGTCCTGGACGAGCTGGTGGGCCGGCTGGCCTACATCGAGAGCCGCCTGACGGACGGCGAGGACCAGGTGCGCTTCCGCGCCTGGATTGAGGAGCTGCTGGGCCCCGGGCTGAAGAAGCTGGGCTGGCAGCCGGTGCAAGGCGAGGCGGACCGGGTGCGGCTGCGGCGCGCGTCGCTGGTGCGCGCGGTGGGCGGCATCGCGCGCGGCCAGGACGCGCTCGCCGAGGCCCGGCCCCGCGTGGGGCGCATGCTCCAGGGCGAGCGGGACGCGCTGGAGCCCAACCTGCTGGACGCCGCGGTGGGCATGGTGGCGCGCGCGGGCGACGCGGCGCTCTTCGACACCATCCTCCAGAAGATTCCGTCCGAGCCCGACCCCGCCACCCAGCGCCGCTACCTGCTGGCCCTCACCGCCTTCGAGGCGCCGGAGCTCACCGAGCGCGCGCGGGGGCTGCTCTACACGGACACGGTGAAGACGCAGGACGTGTCCAGCTTCGTCGCGGGCCTGCTGGGCAACCGCGTGGGCCGCGACGCGTGGTGGGCGCAGATGCGCACGCAGTGGAAGGACGTGGTGGCCCGCACCGGCGGCGCGCCCATGCTGCTGCGCCGCATCGTGGAGGCCATGGGCCTGCTGCGCACGCGCGAGCACCTGGAGCAGATGCAGGCCCTGCTGAAGGCGCACCCCATCCCGGAGGCGCAGCAGGCCACGGCGCAGACGCTGGAGCGGCTGTCGCAGGACGTGGCGCTGCGTGAGCGCTGCACGTCCGAGGTCTCCGCGTGGCTGAAGCGCCAGCCGTGAAGACGACGCTGACGGAGGCGAGCCTCTCGGGAGTCCGGGAGGCCCTGCGCCAGGCCAACGCGGGGTTGGAGCGCGCCTACCCGGGCGACTCCACCCAGCGGCAGCCGGTGCACGTGGTGTACGGCGGCGCGCACCTCTTCCGGGCGGAGACGGCCCGGAAGCTGGGCGGCATCGCGCTGAACACGCTCAAGGAGTACGCGCCGGACGCGCCCGTGCTGGCCCACGGCCTGGGGCTGCCCCAGCGCGGCCGCTTCGCCCAGCGCGTCTACGCGCGCGTGGTGGCCAAGCTGGAGCGCGAGCCGGTGGAGGACTTGCGCATCGACTTCGAGGACGGCTACGGGCACCGCTCCGACGCGGAGGAGGATGGGCACGCTGTGTCCGCGGCGGAGGAGCTGGCGCGCGGACTTGCGCTGGAGCTGCTGCCGCCCTTCATCGGCGTCCGGGTGAAGTCCTTCACCGAGGAGCTGTTCGACCGCGCCACGCGCACGTTGGACCTGTTCCTCACCACGCTGCTGGAGCGCACGGGCGGGAAGCTGCCGCCCGGCTTCGTCGTCACGCTGCCCAAGGTGTCGCTGCCGGAGCAGGTGGCGGCGCTCGCCCGCGTCCTGGAGGTGCTGGAGACGCGGCACGGGCTGTCAACGGGCGCGGTGGGCATCGAGCTGATGGTGGAGACGCCCCAGTCCCTCTTCGACCAGCAGGGCCGGCTGCACCTGCCCACGCTGGTGGCCGCGAGCGCGGGCCGCTGCACCAGCGTCCACCTGGGCATCTACGACTACACCGCCGCGCTGGGCGTCAGCGCGCACGCGCAGACGATGCTGCACCCCACCTGTGACTTCCTCAGGGACTTGGCGCAGGTGTCGCTCGCGGGCACGGGCATCCGGCTGGCGGACGGCGCCACCAACGTCATGCCGGTGCCGCCGCACAAGGCGAAGCCGGACGAGCCGCTGCTGCCCACCGAGCGCCGGGAGAACCTGGAGGCCATCCACCGCGTCTGGCAGTTGTCGTACCGGCACATCCGCCACTCGCTGGAGCGGGGTTGGTACCAGGGTTGGGACTTGCACCCCGCCCAGCTCCCCGTGCGCTACGCGGCGGTGTACGCGTTCTTCCTGGAGGGGCTGGACGCGGCCTCGCGCAGGCTCCGGGCCTTCATGGAGAAGGCCGCGCAGGCCACGCTGGTGGGAGACGTCTTCGACGACGCGGCCACCGGCCAGGGCCTGCTCAACTTCTTCCTGCGCGGGCTGAGCTGCGGCGCGCTCACCGAGGACGAGGTGCTGGCCGCGGGCCTCACGCTGGAGGAGCTGCGCAGCCGCTCCTTCCGGGACATCGTGGCGTCACGCCGCGGCCGGGCGGCGGCCGGGTAGGGCCTTCGTCATGCGGCGCTTCGCTCTGCTGCTGTGCCTGGGCTCCGCCTGTGCCGGACCGTCCGTGACGACGGTCCGGCCGGAGCCGCCCGTGTCCCAACCGCCGCCCCCGCGAAGCCACCCGCGCCGGCTGGCCCCTTCGCGCGTGAGCTGGCGCCGCTGCCCAGGCAGCGCGTGACCTCCAAGGAGGGCATCTTCACGGCCGAGGTCGAAGCAGCGGCGGCGCCCAGGCTGACGCGGCACGAAGGCTCCACGCGGCTGGAGCTTCCCCTGGGCACGGAGGCGCCGTTGAGCTGCTTCGTGTACGAGCGCCCCATCGACGCGGCGGGCGCGGTGCTCGCGGTGGCGAAGGCGGCGCAGGGCCACAAGGGCGTCACGGTGCTGAGCCTCGCGCCCACGGACGTCCAGGTCGTCGCGGGCGCGCCCGTCATGTTCGTGGACATGGATTACGAAGTGGCCACGTCCGGTGACAGCGTGAGCGCGGGCCGGCTGAAGCTGATGGTGCGCGCGAGCCCCGAGCTGCCCCTGCTCTGCGCGCATGACCAGCCCGGCTACGCGCGCACCTTCCAGCGCATCACCACGGACCTGGCCGCCACGCTCCAGGTGCCGGGCAAACCCCGGGCGCCCGCGCCCCTGGCGGAGCTGCGGGTGCTGAAGCTGGAGGGCCGGCTCGCGGGCTTCGACTGGCGCACCGGGCGGAGCCTGGACGGCGGCGCGCAGCGCACGGAGGTCTCCACGAGCCTGCTGCTGCCGGGGGCCTCGAATGGACCACGCGCGGAGGACCGCACCGTCACCACCGTGACGGATGACAAGGGCGAGCTGCTGGAGCAGCGCCATGCGTTTGCGGAGAACGGCCAGCTCACGCTCCAGGTGACGCTCCGGCGAGAGCGGCCGTCCAAGCCCCCGCGTGTGACGCCCCTCATCACGTACCGCTATGAGGGACGGCAGGGCACACGGCCGCTGAAGGGAACGTTCACCTCGCGGACAGGAATCGCCACCGAGGCGATGGTCCGCACCGGCGTGCGCGAAGGGCTGCTCACGGGCGAAGCGTCCGAGGTGCTCTTCGACGTCTACCGTCCGGCGGAGTCGTCCTCCGCGCCCACGGAGGTGGTGCTGCGCCGGACACCCGCCGCCGGGCCGCGAGCCCTGACCCTCACCACGGGGGCAATCATCGAGGAGGCCCGAGCCAATGCGAGCGGCGCCCTCGAGTGGACCGAGCGCACCCTCCCGGAGGGCCGGCTCACGTCCGAGCTCGTCCACGCCGTCCCGACGCCCTGAGCGCGGCACCTCACCACAGCATGTCCTGGTCCTCGGTGACGCCGGGGACGTCGTTCAGCTCCAGCGTCCGGCTGCCCAGGCGCACCGTGCCGTTGAAGAGGCCCACGGGCTGCGCGAAGTGGCTCACCACCAGGCGCAGGTTCCGCTCCTCGCGGTGCACATGGAAGGGCTGGACGCGCAGGTCCACCGCGCCATCCACCGTCACCAGCCGCCATGGCGCCATCAGGTCCTTCGCGTCGTACTCGAAGCGGGCGCGCGCCAGCGGGTACAGCTTGTCCCCCAGCCACAGCGCGTTCTCATTGGCGTCCGTGTTGCCCTCGTTGAAGCCCTCCACGAGGTTGATGCCCACCGGCGTGCCGTCCGCCAGCCGCCCCGCCGCGAAGGCCCAGCGCCACGCGGTGTGCCGCGCCAGGTAGCCCTGCGTGTAGTCCATGCCGCCCACGCCGCCGTCCATCCGGAAGCGCTTGCCGCCCGCCTCCAGGCTGCCGAAGGTGAGCAGGCCGTTGCTCTTCATGGTGACGTTCACCAGCCCGTCACCCTCCACCGGCGCCACCACGGTGAGCGCGGGCGGCCCGCCGGCCACCATCATGTCGCCTTCCCACTGGAAGGACTGGAGGCTCCCGGTGCGCAGCCGGCTGACGTCCACCGCCACGCGGTAGCGCTCGTCGTCCTCGCCGC
Proteins encoded in this window:
- a CDS encoding M1 family metallopeptidase; translation: MAHPTEDKNFRLPTSIRPRRYAATLTLDLDAKSFSGQQTIDLDVSAPSNELILHGIALALSDVTFRAGGQSRKPASIQPVAVSETVVLRFDEALPAGAASLDVTWTGRFTEGLRGLYQAGKVAATQFEAADARRLFPCFDEPAFKARWALTVRVPRGLTVLGNGPVVKETQEGPLRAVTFQETEVLSSYLIALVVGPLVGTDAQDVQGVPVRTWALPEKAHLTRFGQDAALAVLPRLQDYFGLPYAFTKVDQVGIPDFEAGAMENAGLITYREVALLLDPATAPLSVKKRVAEVVTHELAHQWFGNWVTMVWWDDLWLNEAFATWMAFKIVDQWRPEWRMWLDFDAHRASALHLDALKSTHPIHGEVRNAGEAGESFDAITYEKGGAVLRMIEGFLGEGPFREGIRQYMRKHARANAVKEDLWNALGEAAGQPVEELATAWVGQSGFPLVTAKLDGRGLSLSQRRFYTEPGVRSGETWPVPVVLRYEDATGAREQRVLLRDAQATVKLEGEGEVKWLTANAGSTGFYRVAYDKPGMEKLAANLKALAPSERISLLADQWALVRAGEASVADLLDLAGRFGDEEDDSVLDELVGRLAYIESRLTDGEDQVRFRAWIEELLGPGLKKLGWQPVQGEADRVRLRRASLVRAVGGIARGQDALAEARPRVGRMLQGERDALEPNLLDAAVGMVARAGDAALFDTILQKIPSEPDPATQRRYLLALTAFEAPELTERARGLLYTDTVKTQDVSSFVAGLLGNRVGRDAWWAQMRTQWKDVVARTGGAPMLLRRIVEAMGLLRTREHLEQMQALLKAHPIPEAQQATAQTLERLSQDVALRERCTSEVSAWLKRQP
- a CDS encoding phosphatidylglycerol lysyltransferase domain-containing protein, coding for MEGRLQEQAPADPAPRAQVLELLRRYGWNATSFQVLQPGFRYWFDPAGDACVAYVDTGGAWVAAGAPIAAPERLAQVTEGFRVAARAVGRRVCFFATEPRFLERVPMPSLSIGEQPVWDPVRWSDVVRSSRSLREQLRRARARGVTVREVPGSELGDPRHPTRRAVELLKARWLASRRMAPMGFLVQLRPHAFASERHAFVAEVDGAVVGFLSVSPVYAREGWFLQDLLRDPEAPNGTAESLVDAAMRAAASSGRRYVTLGLAPLAGPVRPWLRLARACGRPLFDFEGLRTFKAKFRPDAWVPIHLSHPSPRGGLAAVYDALRAFAQGSLLRFGVATLLRRPRLLVHTLAVLLVPWTALLALPSTARWFPSVQVQWAWVLFDVGLTVGLFSLVRRWRDSLATVLGGLTAADACLTFVQAVTYNVPLASSTLDWAIIAVAVLAPATASALLFVSRDLRLPGR
- a CDS encoding DUF6986 family protein: MKTTLTEASLSGVREALRQANAGLERAYPGDSTQRQPVHVVYGGAHLFRAETARKLGGIALNTLKEYAPDAPVLAHGLGLPQRGRFAQRVYARVVAKLEREPVEDLRIDFEDGYGHRSDAEEDGHAVSAAEELARGLALELLPPFIGVRVKSFTEELFDRATRTLDLFLTTLLERTGGKLPPGFVVTLPKVSLPEQVAALARVLEVLETRHGLSTGAVGIELMVETPQSLFDQQGRLHLPTLVAASAGRCTSVHLGIYDYTAALGVSAHAQTMLHPTCDFLRDLAQVSLAGTGIRLADGATNVMPVPPHKAKPDEPLLPTERRENLEAIHRVWQLSYRHIRHSLERGWYQGWDLHPAQLPVRYAAVYAFFLEGLDAASRRLRAFMEKAAQATLVGDVFDDAATGQGLLNFFLRGLSCGALTEDEVLAAGLTLEELRSRSFRDIVASRRGRAAAG